In the Duncaniella freteri genome, one interval contains:
- a CDS encoding KilA-N domain-containing protein — MAKITVQNTEIAVVKYNEEDYISLTDMARSQMQEHIIFRWLSLKSTIEYLGEWEMLYNPDFNCTEFGTIKNAAGSNNFVLSVKTWLERTNAVGIRSKAGRYGGTYAHRDIAYHFGMWISPKFQLLLVKEYQRLKTEEQRLLGWSAKRELSKINYRIHTDAIKQNLIPAEVTPAQASIIYANEADVLNVAMFGVTAKQWREAHPDLKGNIRDYATINELICLSNMENLNAVFIEQGMTQSERLVKLNRIAIHQMSVLESECDGRKLLK; from the coding sequence ATGGCAAAGATCACAGTTCAAAATACCGAAATAGCAGTTGTAAAATACAACGAGGAGGATTATATCAGCCTGACAGACATGGCTCGCAGTCAGATGCAGGAGCATATAATTTTCCGTTGGTTGAGCCTTAAAAGCACCATCGAGTATCTCGGAGAATGGGAAATGCTCTATAATCCCGATTTTAATTGTACCGAATTCGGTACAATTAAAAATGCCGCAGGAAGCAACAACTTTGTGCTATCGGTAAAAACGTGGCTTGAACGGACAAATGCCGTAGGCATACGTTCAAAAGCCGGTCGTTATGGCGGCACATACGCACATCGTGATATAGCTTACCATTTCGGAATGTGGATAAGCCCAAAATTTCAGTTATTGCTTGTTAAAGAGTACCAGCGATTAAAAACGGAGGAGCAGCGGTTATTAGGTTGGTCGGCAAAGCGTGAACTGTCGAAAATCAACTACCGCATACACACCGATGCCATAAAGCAGAACCTTATCCCGGCGGAGGTTACACCTGCACAGGCAAGCATCATCTATGCCAATGAAGCCGACGTGCTGAATGTGGCGATGTTCGGTGTAACGGCAAAGCAATGGCGCGAGGCTCACCCCGACCTGAAAGGCAACATACGAGATTACGCCACAATCAACGAACTTATCTGCCTGTCGAATATGGAAAACCTCAATGCGGTTTTTATCGAGCAGGGAATGACACAAAGCGAGAGACTTGTTAAGCTTAACCGGATAGCCATTCATCAGATGAGTGTATTGGAGAGTGAATGTGACGGTCGTAAATTGTTGAAATAG
- a CDS encoding TonB family protein translates to MENITAPQEDGAVQEPAWTYYERLSHVFSADSSCVGITDDMDFPDWYSGCFVNDRDRLTINVIGDTLRLRSMLTELLGGNEFDLGVGVCSMKEHIKTRELLDEAISRNYNKIAKGNLTSGSNPDGTINICIQGENDSIIDLFRRLVFDSPILRFKVAQQVGIMYDFEVVDIDEKAYVTHELPPQFPGGDSAMLNYIYDNLRYPKEAYIENIQGRVVVQFLVDKTGIIDSVKIVKSKDSYLDNEALRIIKSFPRLIPGKFDLTPIDQWMTLPIMFKLSDYNERKNKKYLAFKYDNGDDPLKDGLYRIVDQRGKIGYADEQGNTVITPRFVYGFPFENGKARVADYGEKKEVEGSNGECHYWESDGWYYIDKTGRKLEN, encoded by the coding sequence ATGGAAAATATCACAGCTCCACAGGAGGACGGAGCGGTGCAAGAACCTGCATGGACTTATTATGAACGGCTCTCTCATGTTTTCAGTGCTGATTCCTCATGTGTCGGCATTACTGATGACATGGATTTCCCTGACTGGTATTCCGGTTGTTTTGTCAATGACCGGGATAGATTGACTATAAATGTGATTGGAGACACTTTAAGGCTACGCTCAATGTTGACAGAATTACTTGGAGGAAATGAGTTTGATCTGGGGGTGGGTGTATGTTCTATGAAAGAACATATAAAGACCCGCGAATTATTGGATGAGGCAATAAGCAGGAATTATAACAAAATAGCCAAAGGTAATTTAACATCTGGTTCTAATCCTGACGGTACTATAAATATCTGTATTCAAGGCGAAAACGATTCGATTATAGATCTGTTTAGACGATTGGTATTCGATTCTCCCATCTTGAGGTTCAAAGTAGCTCAACAAGTTGGCATTATGTATGATTTTGAGGTGGTTGACATTGACGAAAAGGCATATGTGACACATGAATTACCACCGCAGTTTCCAGGTGGAGATTCCGCTATGCTGAATTATATATACGATAATCTTCGGTATCCAAAAGAAGCATATATTGAAAACATACAAGGTCGTGTTGTTGTGCAGTTTCTTGTTGATAAGACAGGTATAATAGACTCAGTTAAAATAGTGAAAAGCAAGGACTCTTATCTTGATAATGAGGCTCTTAGGATTATAAAGTCTTTTCCGAGGCTTATTCCAGGCAAGTTTGATCTCACTCCTATTGATCAATGGATGACATTACCAATAATGTTTAAACTGTCGGATTACAATGAAAGAAAGAATAAAAAATATCTGGCATTTAAATATGACAATGGCGATGATCCCCTTAAGGATGGGCTTTATCGTATTGTCGATCAACGAGGAAAGATAGGATATGCCGATGAGCAAGGAAACACTGTGATAACACCTCGGTTTGTATATGGATTCCCTTTTGAAAATGGAAAAGCCAGGGTTGCTGATTATGGTGAAAAGAAAGAAGTGGAAGGAAGTAATGGTGAATGCCATTACTGGGAAAGTGATGGCTGGTATTATATTGATAAAACTGGGCGTAAATTAGAGAATTGA
- a CDS encoding STM3941 family protein: protein MYWRKVFCYTYSKFVSRIIHAIKRNEVMKPTDKTNHTISFADVRTFRFISGCSPKMIAFDYNTIPLIHKYEDSSRFKQSLMNFNFNHTGAIENIPVVNLTNERERYMHLIEQTFEM, encoded by the coding sequence ATGTATTGGCGCAAGGTTTTCTGCTATACATATAGTAAATTTGTGTCGCGAATCATTCATGCAATAAAACGTAACGAAGTAATGAAACCGACCGATAAAACTAATCATACCATCAGTTTTGCAGACGTGAGAACGTTCCGGTTTATCAGCGGCTGCTCTCCCAAAATGATAGCCTTTGATTATAATACAATCCCATTGATACATAAGTATGAAGATTCTTCCCGTTTTAAACAGAGCTTGATGAACTTTAATTTCAATCATACTGGAGCGATAGAAAATATCCCTGTTGTTAATCTGACCAATGAAAGGGAAAGATATATGCATCTTATTGAACAGACGTTTGAAATGTAG
- a CDS encoding cation diffusion facilitator family transporter: MSVSIIRHVTWVGFWVNAVLMVIKIAIGHYGHSDALVADGVHSLSDFATDLIVLAFVGIAYKGADSRHPYGHGKFETFASLLISVTLLLVAIGLGWAGVRAITGSLNGNPLPRPDIWTIAVAIIAILSKEWLYRYTIATGRRIDSSSLIANAWHHRSDAISSIATLIGVSLGYFLGEEWRIADPIVSIIIAFFIAWSAIEIGRPSVDELLERSLPNEKINEIEQAVASVEGVKAYHRLRTRRNGHSYLAELHIKVDPDITVTQGHDIATAVEYALRELLGQDSIITVHVEPYRNG, encoded by the coding sequence ATGTCAGTCTCGATAATCCGTCATGTGACCTGGGTGGGATTCTGGGTCAATGCCGTGCTAATGGTGATAAAGATAGCCATAGGACACTATGGCCACAGCGATGCGCTCGTAGCTGACGGCGTGCACTCCTTGAGTGACTTTGCCACGGACCTTATAGTGCTTGCTTTCGTAGGGATTGCCTACAAGGGGGCTGACTCAAGGCATCCGTACGGGCATGGGAAATTCGAGACGTTCGCGTCACTGCTCATATCGGTCACTCTTCTGCTCGTAGCCATAGGTCTCGGATGGGCCGGTGTGCGTGCAATCACAGGTTCTCTTAACGGAAATCCCCTACCACGACCGGACATATGGACCATAGCGGTGGCTATCATAGCCATATTATCCAAGGAGTGGCTATACCGGTACACTATCGCGACAGGAAGGAGGATAGACTCGTCGTCACTTATAGCCAACGCATGGCACCACAGAAGCGATGCTATATCCTCGATAGCCACACTCATCGGTGTGTCGTTAGGATATTTCCTCGGTGAAGAATGGAGGATAGCCGACCCGATAGTTTCAATAATCATCGCTTTCTTCATTGCCTGGTCAGCTATCGAGATAGGGAGGCCTTCGGTGGATGAACTACTCGAACGTTCGCTTCCGAATGAAAAAATCAATGAGATAGAGCAGGCGGTTGCCTCTGTGGAGGGTGTCAAGGCTTATCACCGACTCCGGACACGCCGCAACGGCCATTCATATCTTGCAGAGCTGCACATAAAAGTTGATCCAGACATAACCGTCACACAGGGGCATGACATAGCTACGGCGGTGGAGTATGCTCTCCGGGAACTTTTAGGTCAGGATTCCATAATCACGGTTCATGTTGAGCCGTACAGGAATGGATGA